Within Spinacia oleracea cultivar Varoflay chromosome 4, BTI_SOV_V1, whole genome shotgun sequence, the genomic segment tgcatatgagacatgtaataagtttgaaaacattccttaggttctttggttcaaagttgggttcgaaaatgtcatttttgcctaaatatgtattataacgacccaattacccttaaatgtggaataatagattattaagaggcttagaaagttataactatgcatatgagacatgtaataagtttgaaaacattccttaggttctttggttcaaagttgggttcgaaaatgtcatttttgcctaaatatgtactataacgacccaattacccttaaatgtggaataatagattattacgaggcttagaaagttataactatgcatatgagacatgtaataagtttgaaaacattccttaggttctttggttcaaagttgggttcgaaaatgtcatttttgcctaaatatgtattataacgacccaattacccttaaatgtggaataatagattagtacgaggcttagaaagttataactatgcatatgagacatgtaataagtttgaaaacattccttaggttctttggttcaaagttgggttcgaaaatgtcatttttgcctaaatatgtactataacgacccaattacccttaaatgtggaataatagattattacgaggcttagaaagttataactatgcatatgagacatgtaataagtttgaaaacattccttaggttctttggttcaaagttgggttcgaaaatgtcatttttgcctaaatatgtactataacgacccaattacccttaaatgtggaataatagattattacgaggcttagaaagttataactatgcatatgagacatgtaataagtttgaaaacattccttaggttctttggttcaaagttgggttcgaaaatgtcatttttgcctaaatatgtattataacgacccaattacccttaaatgtggaataatagattagtacgaggcttagaaagttataactatgcatatgagacatgtaataagtttgaaaacattccttaggttctttggttcaaagttgggttcgaaaatgtcatttttgcctaaatatgtactataacgacccaattacccttaaatgtggaataatagattattacgaggcttagaaagttataactatgcatatgagacatgtaataagtttgaaaacattccttaggttctttggttcaaagttgggtccgaaaacgtcatttttgcctaaatatgtactataacgacccaattacccttaaatgtggaataatagattattacgaggcttagaaagttataactatgcatatgagacatgtaataagtttgaaaacattccttaggttctttggttcaaagttgggttcgaaaatgtcatttttgcctaaatatgtactataacgacccaattacccttaaatgtggaataatagattagtacgaggctttagGATAGTGGTGGTTGTTCAAAGGATGATGGATGGTTACACCTGATACTTCTTTATTCAGGGAATTTCCATACTCCTTGAATTCTTATGCAACTGGTCTCTATATTATGCTCATGGAGCTGGATATTATGTCATCCATGTTTGCACTCCCAAACTACCTCCCAACCCGGGAAAAAAACATCTTATTTGGATTTAAGTGTCTGCTAAGTTCCTGTGTACCATCTAATTGCTGGTTGTTAGTATCTGAAGGTTATTTCAGGAGCTTGGTTGTGCTTTCTTTGTTGCTTAATCTTTAAAGAACAGTCTGTTTTTGGGTGGGTTTGTGGACCAAAATTTTGCATATTCAAATTCATTCCCCAGCATTtgtacagaactgatcagaactgaccagttctatgcactgatctgcacagctcagatcagaactgtgcagatcagtgcacagaactggtcagaactgatcagttctgtgcactgatctgcatagttctgatctgagctgtgcagatcagtgcacagaactggtcagctctgatcagttctgtgcactgatctgcacagctcagatcagaactgtgcagatcagtgcacagaactggtcagttctgatcagttctgtgcactgatctgcacagttctgatctgagctgtgcagatcagtgcacagaactgatcagctctgatcagttctgtgcactgatctgcacagttctgatctgagctgtgcagatcagtgcacagaactggtcagctctgatcagttctgtgcactgatctgcacagttctgatatgagctgtgcagatcagtgcacagaactgatcagttctgaccagttctgtgcactgatctgcacagttctgatctgagctgtgcagatcagtgcacagaactggtcagctctgatcagttctgtgcactgatctgcacagttctgatctgagctgtgcagatcagtgcacagaactggtcagctctgatcagttctgtgcactgatctgcacagttctgatctgagctgtgcagatcagtgcacagaactgatcagttctgaccagttctgtgcactgatctgcacagttctgatctgagctgtgcagatcagtgcacagaactggtcagttctttatttttattttaaaatcctgcttttgaaggtatgtaattttgatgattttccaatgcagtagcgtcaggcatggatgaagatcaacacgcaaattcaggtccttctaacaaatcaccaaatcaagtgccccaaaagcaaaaaaagaagccaagaggccctacaaaaggaataaaatccatgcccggggttccaagaaaaattgaatgggatcacttggaccgacccacagggaaatgggcaacggattacaagaatcacattggcgagataagtcgcgcaaaggtttcaatattgatcagaacctgggaagatgtttcacaaggaataaaagacactttgtgggaagacgtcaaggtaaccggttttattttggaaattcagttgtacatatctacgtgtctttttcatgtgctaaaagactttcttgttccttttctttttctttcatttagagagaatttcatatcacagatgaaactaagaaagaagttgtcttaaagagttgtgataagtgttggagggaattcaaatcaagattgACGACTGGTTGGATTCGGGGTACAAGGAAAAggccaaaagatgaaaagatgccatatgatttgtatagttatataactaaggatatatggaaggaatttgtgaagatacgtacctccgaagaagctgaggtataaaaattattcttatttaaagtcttgttataatctaagttttattttgttgtaataatttcttttacccccctaaaattaggaaataagtgagaaagcaagacaaagtcaatatgattgtcttaacgttcttacactctatattatagggctttgagtgagttgtgttttcacgatgattgtcaccccaatagtattggattcatgtgcccggagatgatctcggccaccatgttaaagtccgatgcagatcgaattctattgtacatgacgaggtccatgagtgcacttagttctaagacattcatcttatgtccatactacgaaaagtatgaaaattactttgaacttcgtttttaattgattgttataaatttaacttttttttttctaactacatacgtttattgtttgtatgtaggagtcactggatgcttttagttctttgcttatctaaacgtgaggtctacatatttgattctcaacagaagaagagaaatttgaggattaaggagccactaaacaagtaagtaaagtatgcatatgaaaatgccatttttgccaaaatttttgccttaggttctttagttcaaagttgggttcgaaaacatcatttttgcctaaaaatgacctaggacgacccaattagccttaaatgtgaaataatagattgtaaagggacttagaaagttataactatgcatatgagacgtgtaataagtttgaaaacattccttaggttctttggttcaaagttgggttcgaaaacatcatttttgcctaaaaatgacctaggacgacccaaatagccttaaatgtgaaataatagattgtaaagggccttagaaagttataactatgcatatgagacgtgtaataagtttgaaaacattccttaggttctttggttcaaagttgggttcgaaaacatcatttttgcctaaaaatgacctaggacgacccaaatagccttaaatgtgaaataatagattgtaaagggccttagaaagttataactatgcatatgagacgtgtaataagtttgaaaacattccttaggttctttggttcaaagttgggttcgaaaacatcatttttgcctaaaaatgacctagaacgacccaattagccttaaatgtgaaataatagattgtaaagggccttagaaagttataactatgcatatgagacgtgtaataagtttgaaaacattccttaggttctttggttcaaagttgggttcgaaaacatcatttttgcctaaaaatgacctaggacgacccaaatagccttgaatgtgaaataatagattgtaaagggccttagaaagttataactatgcatatgagacgtgtaataagtttgaaaacattccttaggttctttggttcaaagttgggttcgaaaacatcatttttgcctaaaaatgacctaggacgacccaaatagccttgaatgtgaaataatagattgtaaagggccttagaaagttataactatgcatatgagacgtgtaataagtttgaaaacattccttacgttctttggttcaaagttgggttcgaaaatatcatttttgcctaaaaatgacctaggacgacccaaatagccttaaatgtgaaataatagattgtaaagggccttagaaagttataactatgcatatgagacgtgtaataagtttgaaaacattccttaggttctttggttcaaagttgggttcgaaaacatcatttttgcctaaaaatgacctaggacgacccaattagccttaaatgtgaaataatagattgtaaagggccttagaaagttataactatgcatatgagacgtgtaataagtttgaaaacattccttaggttctttggttcaaagttgggttcgaaaacatcatttttgcctaaaaatgacctaggacgacccaaatagccttgaatgtgaaataatagattgtaaagggccttagaaagttataactatgcatatgagacgtgtaataagtttgaaaacattccttaggttctttggttcaaagttgggttcgaaaacatcatttttgcctaaaaatgacctaggacgacccaaatagccttaaatgtgaaataatagattgtaaagggccttagaaagttataactatgcatatgagacgtgtaataagtttgaaaacattccttaggttctttggttcaaagttgggttcgaaaacatcatttttgcctaaaaatgacctagaacgacccaattagccttaaatgtgactactacgtatataattgcatttacatgtgtaaataaagtatataattgcacttacatgtaaaatattctttgcatttacatgtgtaaacaaagtatatataattgcatattttatcgaatgtgtagtgcttttcggagttacaagagactaggtggacaatctaagggaactaaattaacatggattccagcacaggtatatatatatataattagtttattatttacctaagaaataagtttttcaaaattataacatacaatgtgatagaaattttacttgtgttatttattttaatgcacttagtgtgctcaacaaccgggatcactagattgtggctactacgtcatgcgttttatgtacgacataataatgaatcatggtaatagtcaagatcttactaaggtatgttctcataaactacgtactttatataataaattgaagtacacaaaactattatattgatcaatcgttgataaattgaattatttacacttttttaggatttttcaagaacattgccctattcaccggaggagattaatgaggtgaaagatttttgggcagattacttcatgaacaatgtcgaatttttagcttaatttgtaatatgaacttgatctctagctagctacgtacctttgttgtaataattttatgtttgttgtaacatgttggttgatcgatctatgacgaatttaattgccttttattgggaacgttaattacgttgtaaactttagtgacaggtattaattataaatgtattcccggtattgggaatgaagcgtctaatttcaaagacgatcatgtcggaatttccaactaaaatattaaaaaacgaatattttttttaaaaaaataagtcatttgcaacgcacgttagctcaatgtgcgaggcaaatgacttaattttttggcgctaaaattgtcatttgcaacgcacatttagctaatgtgcgttgcaaatgacttttcagcaccatgcctaaaaagttatttgcgtcgcacatttagctaatgtgcgacgcaaataacttttcaggcatggtgctgaaaagtcatttgcaacgcacattagctaaatgtgcgttgcaaatgaaccttatttgcgtcgcacatttagctaatgtgcgttgcaaatgactttcagcaccatgcctgaaaagttatttgcgtcgcacattagctaaatgtgcgacgcaaataaggttcatttgcgtcgcacaaatgtgcgacgcaaataacttttagtcatttgcgtcgagagcttttgccacgcacgatgtgcgacgcaaatgtgcttaaaagtgcgatgcaaatgaccctttttccactagtgcagcgcaaaagccaggcccagctgaagcttgggcgcgcgcgcggggctgcgacgagtgggctggcgctgtgcgtgggccgcaaggcctgcgtgcggtgctagcgtattactcgaagtgtgttactcgaatcctaaagcgtatagaatttgtttaatgattaaattcctaatcctaaaagataaattaattaaataagagttccactaggattctaatttaattagttcgtatcctagtaggattccaattctctttccatacccctataaatatgtggcctgggttcacaatttataacgttttttcaagtattcaaagtgagtttttgagagaaaaaatcagtcacataccttgcctaaaagtgccgaaattattagtaccttaagggcgattctagttggtcaatcttaaggcggatccggacgtgctgtggactatctacggagggacgacacttggagtcctaaagacttgttcttgttcggttcgggcgcagctagggaaggcacgcaacaaagagtatgcttctaaactatgctatatgattatgtgtaaataatatgtattcctggcttaatggttgtttccgcatgatttatgaattgtcatatgtatcataacccaatagtggtatcacgagcctcttattattttcataatctaaattgtatgaacatggttaaatattacaaatttgcaagaattaaaaggggtgattaattttcgtaattgttaattaattgcaaattgcgtttatttaattatacgtacgcagtttttcggcagtttcttcgttactcatccaaatggagtgatttttgtgtcaattccgcatgtaaaaggcattctaaaattttgacaaaaatataatttttctgccgaacccagaattctcaaattcgaagcctaactatgacttttcggaggttttagtttttcgaatgcaaaatttcgtaaatttaagatgttaaattaaatatttgcgattcttgttgataaatcttgaatttttgattgacctactgtatatgtttaacaagtttgaatgcctagccttgttaattatgcaatctaatttgtaattatgattaatttgttgaaaattagaataatttagaattaatttgattttcataattaattataatttaattagatacctatgattaaaaaccaccataaaaattgtaaatttatgataaattttaaatttttatgacctaggcttgaatccatgttaatcggaaatcaattgaataataaattttcgatttttcgccctaaaattatgaaattaatattatttattaatttgtcattaattttaaatataaattttttaaattttatgcgattcgttcatataacttgcacgcacaaagcaatggacgctacgtgttacccctaaggggtgttgtatagtgcgggcatgtgacgacaagcaagggagctcgtcgcccatgcggcacgaatgcaatgagcaaggccatggtgcacgagcacaaggcagcagccctgccttgtgtcgtgggctatgagcaatggacgaatgggcatgggcgaaggcaaggcacggcagtcgcgtgtgggcagcaagcgagctgcgccacaacgcgcactgcctcgcgcaagcgcgcgcagcctcgcgcgcagcgagcgcaagctcgcgtgccacgagtgctgcgcccagcgtcgatgccgcgcgcagtgagcgctggctcgcaccaagcgagcgctagcaaGCGCGCACaacatgcgctggcgagtgcacgaagcgagcgctggcccgcgtgcagcgagcgctagcgagcgaacgcagcgagcgatggctcgcgtgcatcgagcgctggcgcgcgcgcagcgagcaccagctcgtgcgatggcttgcgaagggtagaagcagcagctatgcgacgcagcgcatgggctgcgcgcacatggccagcgatggttgtgtgcgtgtggcccatgggcgtgtgatgcgtgaggtgtttgcgttgcgattagatcgttttgaaattttaatttgaaattttcagtttacgtatttttaattaattttaaaattaataatttaaattattttcttggattttaattttgaatattgtaattataataaattttatttattctaattattttactaaaattaaaatcatgaattaatttaaatacgactgaaattaaat encodes:
- the LOC130459668 gene encoding uncharacterized protein, producing MCPEMISATMLKSDADRILLYMTRSMSALSSKTFILCPYYEKSHWMLLVLCLSKREVYIFDSQQKKRNLRIKEPLNNAFRSYKRLGGQSKGTKLTWIPAQCAQQPGSLDCGYYVMRFMYDIIMNHGNSQDLTKDFSRTLPYSPEEINEVKDFWADYFMNNVEFLA